In one Kluyveromyces marxianus DMKU3-1042 DNA, complete genome, chromosome 4 genomic region, the following are encoded:
- the IML1 gene encoding GTPase-activating protein IML1: MPQGDLIFSSLRSGSRPVPKNTDTLSSVKSDVVSIDSNLRRYGTHTESVETGSGKNVTIRNNTLTIGVSSEVSRSAFHGPRMKLSTTGLKPPSSKVARSQNIEVINDKKNESNEQDLYNKTTKSSVELELTFHESRFSTDQVMLDITAIKGAREGDLAELKTYKKTPGSKDKKVYFIIKDFDSETKRRAKSSQVSVLSGQLQQVLDLPSRSKVWVKLKDKESLTVDLIELHVKDCHVNRGDMWKFSTTLQDTCVFLGQKVSLIEAVRATVKGIYRNGKKVFSGYINDNTKIVYRSESAKILFLIQITDEMWHFEEKGEETFHKVVNSLFPEIFKKWKSIGTHHSISIMFCASVDRSESSFNEVTSGERLKSTDDYYRVVVDQVNIVHWVEIMKTLRKEFLRIAQDLRNVKLNDDVSVIRGSLPSVIKSNLLETINVATSLITDPFKQNDLRHTTTHAIIVTAGSGLYDVDYDLLKITTKKLMSLEITMDLICLTRPPLHIVPLLRYRDYKNELHYCTPTWLSISFWNDSSRGNVEWRPRCKIYDVLMMGLTETELKDEIALQSLNMNDKCKSVSEFMEDYDSGVFGSQNKKINVSGTIVPESKGDKAQNNNWRKNNVSKENDSTNVMESIKWMNPTSTDAILQPTFKEEVFAQLSSTSSAETENNHAKNDYASTAKDSLALNTLKRLRDNKSGVTQRLFSKLFPELSIKKSTESLNSPQDSLTGTPTITSTTTEPLPISKTHSRLSFKETNLSNRNKKGDSEDYSVSSSESVNANVQERRPLLSDTSQNSSRANNSTKKKMKGDSWIEIDNPSVPVDSAVASYLIPNRWRDVFPKYVAKKYTKWRSFTTPAELPLTTSLFPTPYDFENQFMLRNHTVSLTIEQEGYQQSVFDLLQNMLYVRLLAGFQFCLGKDVKKVEMILNKDTSGSRVTNIVTADNYTDVTIYMRIDDEIHRIVCSDQTVYVQRYVKHEDLKLLQNFAKYTPNVKTRYETEYRELDSDPIKAQRESYNWNHMDQVLAGYGDNVIDSTAQKKFRCKFVILPAEIPPNTFQSTINGRKETLTAEEIRLEGLRKIISSISRSRLRTESEKKDKKNHKEEILPEVLFYTGYLFDFIEEHNDFLKNSGTEVKNSIFMEDAETLSKDADLSKIAFELQYGLDPIKLVNRKWHFKRHDNCFIGLELVNWLIEHFSDIHTREEAVIYGQGLMNKGLFHHVESRHGFLDGHYFYQLKPEFTTENKPLYKTSTKHSNESNLQRKISTSNKSESTKSMDPIVATESNQISEDQINIPEEHNVTVMLSNAVTINLDPNKKSYKLETCVAHYDRVHNPDHCFHIRLEWLTATPKLIDDLISNWSRLVERYGMKLVEIPWDELCNIPKINPFHSFMNIRLAINPWEEEEFKDESIFKEQKFFYHIYLLEKSGFLLDNRASKFFQSEKSSNYQIVYSWGKPMFKYAQYIHYSGSCMAEIRENGDLFLAPNNLHISRVNIGSIIGKSNSYPKFTLDARKIMLDFKKTCETYESLRVIFLEAKEKHLENAADFEEYSPFQSFNLYM, translated from the coding sequence ATGCCTCAAGGAGACCTAATTTTCTCTAGTTTAAGGTCAGGCTCAAGACCGGTGCCGAAGAACACAGATACATTGTCATCTGTTAAGAGTGATGTGGTCAGCATAGACTCTAATCTGAGACGCTACGGAACTCATACAGAGTCTGTAGAAACGGGCTCCGGTAAAAATGTAACAATTAGAAATAATACTTTGACAATTGGGGTGAGTTCTGAGGTCTCGAGATCTGCGTTCCACGGCCCGAGAATGAAACTATCCACTACTGGATTGAAACCGCCTTCTTCGAAAGTAGCTAGATCTCAAAATATCGAGGTGATAAATGATAAGAAGAATGAATCAAATGAACAAGACCTATATAACAAAACAACGAAAAGTTCTGTGGAGCTGGAACTTACGTTCCATGAATCTAGATTCTCCACTGACCAAGTTATGTTAGACATTACTGCCATAAAGGGTGCAAGAGAAGGTGATCTAGCCGAGCTCAAGACATATAAGAAGACCCCTGGCTCTAAAGATAAAAAAGTTTACTTCATAATAAAAGACTTTGATTCTGAGACGAAGCGAAGGGCCAAGAGTTCACAAGTCTCAGTACTGTCCGGCCAACTACAGCAAGTATTAGACCTTCCGTCCCGTTCCAAAGTATGGGTAAAGCTTAAAGACAAAGAGTCACTGACTGTAGACTTGATTGAGCTTCACGTTAAGGATTGCCATGTAAACAGAGGGGACATGTGGAAGTTCTCAACAACACTCCAGGATACCTGCGTCTTTCTCGGACAAAAAGTTAGTTTGATTGAGGCTGTAAGAGCTACCGTTAAAGGAATATACAGAAATGGTAAAAAGGTTTTCTCAGGTTACATTAATGATAATACCAAAATAGTTTATAGATCCGAGTCAGCGaagattttatttttgataCAGATTACGGACGAAATGTGGCactttgaagagaaaggtGAAGAAACATTCCACAAGGTTGTTAACTCGCTTTTCCCTGAAATATTCAAGAAGTGGAAGAGTATAGGCACACATCACAGTATTTCAATTATGTTTTGTGCTTCCGTGGATAGATCCGAGTCTTCGTTCAATGAAGTGACTTCTGGAGAGAGATTAAAAAGCACAGATGACTACTATAGAGTGGTAGTTGACCAGGTGAACATTGTTCACTGGgtagaaataatgaagaCCTTGCGGAAAGAGTTTTTAAGAATTGCACAAGATCTAAGAAATGTTAAATTAAATGATGATGTGAGCGTTATTAGAGGTTCTTTGCCATCAGTTATCAAATCAAACTTATTGGAAACAATAAATGTCGCAACAAGTTTGATTACGGATCCATTCAAGCAAAATGATTTACGCCATACGACAACTCATGCTATCATTGTTACTGCTGGCTCAGGTTTATACGATGTGGATTATGACTTGTTAAAAATTACTACTAAAAAGCTAATGTCACTGGAGATTACTATGGATTTAATTTGCTTAACACGTCCTCCTCTTCACATAGTACCATTACTAAGATATAGAGACTACAAGAATGAATTACACTACTGTACACCAACATGGTTAAGTATATCATTCTGGAACGACTCCTCCAGGGGTAATGTTGAGTGGAGACCACGGTGTAAAATATATGACGTCCTTATGATGGGACTAACAGAAACGGAGTTGAAGGACGAAATTGCATTGCAATCATTAAATATGAATGATAAATGTAAGTCTGTATCTGAATTTATGGAAGATTATGATTCAGGAGTATTTGGATctcaaaataaaaaaatcaacGTTTCGGGTACCATCGTCCCAGAATCAAAAGGCGATAAAGCACAAAATAATAACTGGAGGAAAAATAATGTGTCCAAGGAAAATGATTCTACAAATGTGATGGAAAGTATCAAATGGATGAATCCAACATCTACAGATGCTATACTCCAACCAACCTTTAAAGAAGAGGTATTTGCGCAGTTatcatcaacttcttcagcCGAAACTGAAAATAACCATGCCAAAAATGACTACGCGTCCACTGCCAAAGATTCCCTAGCTTTGAACACTCTAAAAAGACTTCGAGACAACAAGTCAGGTGTTACGCAAAGGTTGTTTTCGAAACTTTTCCCAGAGTTgtcaataaaaaaaagcacCGAATCATTAAATTCCCCACAAGATTCCCTTACAGGTACACCTACAATAACCTCCACTACTACAGAGCCACttccaatttcaaagaCACACTCTAGACTTTCATTTAAAGAGACGAACTTATCCaatagaaacaaaaagggAGACTCTGAGGATTATTCAGTATCAAGTTCCGAGTCAGTCAACGCTAACGTACAGGAAAGAAGGCCATTGCTAAGTGATACATCCCAGAACTCCTCTAGAGCAAATAATAGcacgaaaaagaaaatgaaaggCGATAGTTGgattgaaattgataatCCATCAGTGCCTGTTGATTCTGCTGTGGCAAGCTATCTCATTCCTAACAGATGGAGAGACGTTTTCCCCAAATATGTCGCAAAGAAATATACAAAATGGCGATCATTTACCACGCCAGCAGAGCTACCATTAACTACAAGTTTATTCCCCACACCTTATGATTTCGAAAATCAATTCATGTTGAGAAACCATACTGTCTCCTTAACTATTGAACAGGAAGGCTATCAACAAAGTGTTTTTGATTTACTACAAAATATGTTATATGTTAGACTGCTAGCCGGTTTCCAGTTCTGTTTGGGCAAAGATGTCAAGAAAGTGGAAATGATATTAAATAAAGACACGAGTGGATCTCGAGTGACAAACATTGTAACAGCTGATAATTATACAGATGTGACCATTTATATGAGAATTGACGATGAAATACATAGAATTGTGTGTTCTGATCAAACTGTCTATGTTCAAAGATATGTTAAACATGAAGACTTAAAACTACTTCAAAATTTTGCCAAATATACTCCAAATGTAAAAACAAGATATGAAACTGAGTATCGAGAATTGGATTCTGACCCCATAAAAGCACAGAGAGAAAGTTACAATTGGAATCACATGGACCAAGTTCTTGCTGGCTATGGCGATAATGTCATAGACTCAACTGCACAGAAGAAATTCCGTTGCAAGTTCGTGATTCTGCCAGCTGAAATCCCACCAAATACCTTTCAATCAACTAtaaatggaagaaaagagacCCTCACGGCTGAAGAAATCAGACTCGAAGGCTTGCGGAAAATCATTTCATCGATATCCCGTTCTAGGTTGAGAACTGAAAgcgaaaagaaagataaaaaaaatcacaAGGAAGAAATCCTGCCAGAAGTACTTTTTTACACTGGCTACTTGTTCGActttattgaagaacatAACGACTTCCTCAAAAATTCTGGCACAGAAGTCAAGAATTCTATATTCATGGAAGATGCAGAAACATTGTCAAAAGATGCAGATCTCTCTAAGATTGCTTTTGAACTTCAATATGGATTGGATCCAATAAAATTAGTGAACAGAAAATGGCACTTCAAAAGACATGATAATTGTTTTATTGGGCTAGAATTAGTGAATTGGCTTATCGAGCATTTTTCTGATATTCACACCAGGGAGGAGGCTGTAATTTATGGCCAGGGTTTAATGAATAAAGGACTTTTCCATCATGTAGAAAGTAGACACGGATTTTTAGACGGCCATTATTTCTACCAATTAAAACCAGAATTCACCACTGAAAATAAACCTCTTTACAAAACCTCAACAAAGCATAGCAATGAGAGTAATTTACAAAGGAAGATTTCCACCAGTAATAAATCAGAATCCACAAAATCTATGGATCCAATTGTGGCTACAGAGAGCAATCAAATATCAGAGGACCAGATAAATATCCCAGAAGAGCACAATGTTACTGTGATGCTAAGTAACGCGGTTACTATAAATCTTGACCCCAACAAGAAATCTTATAAATTAGAGACCTGCGTTGCACATTATGATAGGGTTCATAATCCCGATCATTGTTTCCACATCAGATTGGAATGGTTAACTGCAACTCCTAAACTAATAGATGATCTCATATCAAATTGGTCAAGATTGGTTGAGAGGTACGGTATGAAGTTGGTCGAAATTCCATGGGACGAACTATGcaatattccaaaaattaACCCCTTTCACTCATTCATGAATATAAGGTTGGCTATTAATCCttgggaagaagaagaattcaaagatGAATCTATCTTCAAAGAACAGAAGTTCTTTTATCATATCTATTTGCTAGAGAAGTCAGGTTTCTTGCTTGATAACAGGGCTTCTAAATTCTTTCAGTCCGAAAAATCTAGTAATTATCAGATAGTTTACTCTTGGGGAAAGCCAATGTTTAAATATGCTCAGTATATCCATTACAGTGGTTCATGCATGGCTGAAATCCGTGAAAATGGTGATTTATTCTTGGCACCAAATAATCTCCATATATCGAGGGTCAACATAGGCAGTATTATTGGTAAATCAAATTCTTATCCCAAGTTTACATTGGATGCAAGAAAAATTATGTTGGACTTCAAGAAAACATGTGAAACCTATGAATCGCTTAGAGTCATATTTTTGGAAGCGAAAGAGAAACACCTGGAGAATGCTGCCGACTTTGAGGAATACAGTCCTTTCCAATCATTcaatttatatatgtag
- the RPN10 gene encoding proteasome regulatory particle base subunit RPN10, which produces MVLEATVLVVDNSEYARNGDFPRTRFVAQIDAVEYIFQAKRNSNPENTVGLVSAAESNPKVLSTFTNEFGKILSGLHETNIGGSIHFSTAIQIAALTLKHRQNRVQRQRIIIFVCSPITEDRQDLVKMAKRLKKNSIAVDVINFGETDSNTALLEEFVETVNSGQEDSKSTLLNVNPGPKLLYEHIAASPIILEGSNAEAGFTMGGNEDFMDFGVDPSLDPELAMALRLSMQEEQERQERLRQQSTEQ; this is translated from the coding sequence ATGGTTTTAGAGGCTACAGTTCTAGTTGTTGATAACTCTGAGTACGCAAGAAATGGTGACTTCCCCAGAACGAGGTTTGTAGCGCAGATTGATGCGGTTGAGTACATTTTCCAGGCGAAAAGAAACAGCAATCCCGAGAATACTGTGGGTCTAGTATCTGCGGCGGAGTCTAACCCCAAAGTGTTGTCGACGTTCACAAACGAGTTTGGTAAGATCTTGAGCGGTTTGCACGAAACGAACATAGGGGGGTCGATCCACTTCAGCACTGCTATTCAAATTGCTGCATTGACCTTGAAGCACAGACAAAATAGAGTGCAACGCCAACGAATTATCATATTTGTATGCAGTCCAATCACGGAAGACAGACAAGATTTGGTTAAAATGGCCAAGagattaaagaaaaacagcATTGCGGTAGATGTTATAAACTTCGGCGAGACCGACTCCAATACTGCACTTTTAGAAGAATTTGTGGAAACCGTAAACAGCGGACAAGAGGACAGCAAATCCACCCTATTGAATGTGAATCCTGGTCCAAAGTTGCTTTACGAACACATCGCTGCATCCCCAATCATACTCGAAGGATCTAATGCCGAGGCAGGGTTTACAATGGGTGGAAATGAAGACTTCATGGACTTCGGTGTGGACCCTTCTCTAGATCCAGAATTGGCAATGGCCCTACGTTTATCGAtgcaagaagaacaagaaagacaagaacGTCTAAGACAGCAGTCCACCGAACAGTGA
- the MET5 gene encoding sulfite reductase (NADPH) subunit beta, protein MTSYTLAQILAQASSSVASKNNIFYTTPSKAATSSIASELAGSGAVRLLSGNDPFATVSETASKDQFTTVFTDDSTLLKALPYLFQLKSLPVVINVELTLQDFSVIPALKDLGFVSLVSNNFVDAKAAAEVSYNIAGKLLQPVLHYISIPYQSEGSAELSLPNVEIVQEVEDKIEDLLTVNKFEFYSHDKEPTTAIVNLSPYAQEFFKVLPKDTAVLDLKVYRPFDLSSLFAELPASVKDIVIVQKSNRKPENTNGFEPIQLDFFSDFNLLVEKKINQIIVTNVGDVSDFEKTLQQIVSNVKSSSPDLSLYLGTPSESESNRDLSVSIAGALSLESAYEKVLKELFKSNLEVLNEYDHETINVSSPEYGFGKFLKLKEERQRLIALAEKSLDASSYTSADGQKIVELLDQWINYNKTSLDEASIENGNKVAEELYELLRSNDHSTTALSLLKRIDDVEKLKFRSSWLVGSDAWSYDLGQSGVHHVLASNENINVLIIDSDPYDKIRELAPKSRKKDVGLYAMNFGNAYVASVAVYSSYTQLLTAFVEAAKFVGPSIVLAYLPYNSENDTPLEVLKETKIGVESGYWPLYRFNPKDEKEEEVFKLDSSVIRKQLQDFLDRENKLTLLAKKSPEFARNLEQSSSTVIQQKQERRAKAAFDQLLEGLSGPPLHVYYASDGGNAANLAKRLATRAASRGLKSTVLSMEDIVLEELPGEENVIFITSTAGQGEFPQDGKAFWDSLKSSTDIDLASLNFSVFGLGDSQYWPRKEDAHYYNKPAKDLFKRLELLSGNALVPLGLGDDQDADGYQTGYSAWESQLWEKLGVSNAVVPDEPKPITNEDIKIASNFLRGTIVEGLQDDSTGAISASDQQLTKFHGIYMQDDRDIRETRKSQGLEPYYIFMSRVRLPGGKASPDQWLVLDHLADKTGNGTVKITTRATFQLHGVVKRNLKHTIRAMNSTLMDTLAACGDVNRNVMISALPANAKVHKQIAEVGSAISQRFLPETTAYHEIWLEGPDKDDEDPSWPEVFEKRPDGPKKKKTLVAGNALVDAEPVYGPTYLPRKFKINIAVPPFNDVDVWSSDVGLVAIVNESDILTGFNLYVGGGMGSTHNNKKTYPRTGSCFGFVSVADVGDAIEKVMIVQRDHGDRSNRKHARLKYTIDDLTVEVYKQKVEELWGKKFDPAAPFEIKSNIDYFGWVKDETGLNHFTAFIENGRVEDSVELPQKTGFKKIAELMKKDGFGHFRLTGNQHVLICDVDDGHLEEVKKIMNKYKLDNTNFSGLRLSSAACVALPTCGLAMAESERYLPVLITKLENALEEYGLRHDSIVMRMTGCPNGCARPWLAEVALVGKAPGTYNLLLGGGYYGQRLNKLYRASIKEEEILATLKPLFKRWSLERNEGEHFGDFVIRVGIIKPTLEGKYFHDDIPEEAL, encoded by the coding sequence ATGACGAGTTATACTTTGGCACAAATCTTGGCCCAAGCTTCGAGCAGCGTGGCATCCAAGaataatattttctatACTACCCCATCAAAGGCCGCTACATCCAGTATTGCCTCAGAATTGGCCGGATCGGGCGCAGTTAGATTGCTAAGTGGCAATGATCCATTTGCTACAGTATCAGAAACGGCCTCCAAGGATCAATTCACGACAGTTTTCACAGATGACTCAACTTTGCTAAAGGCCTTACCATATTTGTTCCAACTAAAGAGCCTTCCTGTTGTCATCAACGTTGAGTTGACCTTGCAAGACTTCTCTGTTATTCCTGCATTGAAAGATCTGGGATTCGTCTCTCTGGTTTCTAATAACTTTGTTGATGCCAAAGCAGCCGCAGAAGTCTCTTATAACATCGCAGGAAAACTCTTGCAACCAGTACTACATTATATCAGCATCCCTTACCAAAGCGAAGGTTCCGCTGAATTAAGCCTTCCAAATGTAGAGATAGTGCAGGAAGTTGAAGACAAAATAGAAGACTTGTTAACCGTAAACAAGTTTGAATTTTACAGTCATGACAAAGAACCAACCACTGCGATTGTCAATTTGTCCCCTTACGCCcaagaatttttcaaagtgCTCCCAAAGGACACCGCAGTATTGGATTTGAAGGTTTATAGGCCATttgatctttcttctctattCGCAGAACTACCAGCTTCAGTAAAGGATATAGTGATTGTCCAAAAGTCCAATAGAAAACCTGAGAACACAAATGGTTTCGAACCAATCCAacttgatttcttctctgatttcaatcttttagttgaaaagaagataaatCAAATTATCGTAACAAACGTTGGGGACGTTAGCGACTTCGAGAAGACCCTGCAACAAATCGTGTCCAATgttaaatcatcatctccAGATCTATCTCTATACCTTGGAACACCGAGTGAATCGGAATCAAATCGCGATTTATCTGTATCTATTGCAGGTGCGCTCTCTTTGGAATCTGCGTATGAAAAGGTGTTGAAAGAGCTCTTCAAGTCTAATTTGGAAGTGCTAAACGAGTATGATCATGAAACCATCAACGTTTCTAGTCCCGAATATGGTTTCGGTAAGTTTTTGAAActaaaagaagaacgtCAAAGGTTAATCGCTTTGGCCGAAAAGTCTTTGGATGCATCTTCTTATACTTCTGCAGATGGTCAAAAGAttgttgaacttcttgatcaatgGATAAACTACAATAAGACATCTCTAGATGAAGCATCCATTGAGAATGGAAATAAGGTTGCTGAGGAATTATACGAACTCTTGCGCTCAAATGACCACTCAACAACGGCTTTATCATTGCTAAAGAGAATTGACGATGTTGAGAAACTAAAGTTCAGATCATCTTGGTTAGTCGGATCAGACGCCTGGTCGTATGATCTAGGTCAATCTGGTGTCCATCATGTTCTTGCTTCcaatgaaaatatcaatgtCCTTATCATTGATTCCGACCCTTACGATAAGATTAGAGAACTGGCGCCAAAGTCCAGAAAGAAGGATGTTGGTTTGTACGCGATGAATTTTGGTAACGCCTATGTGGCTTCTGTTGCTGTCTACTCTTCATACACCCAACTCTTAACAGCTTTCGTGGAGGCTGCTAAATTTGTCGGTCCTTCTATCGTTTTGGCGTACTTGCCATATAATTCTGAAAATGATACCCCATTGGAAGTTTTGAAGGAAACTAAAATTGGTGTTGAAAGTGGTTATTGGCCATTGTACAGATTTAATCCAAAGGACgaaaaagaggaagaagttTTCAAGTTAGATTCATCTGTCATCAGAAAGCAACTGCAAGACTTCCTTGATCGTGAGAATAAGCTAACACTTTTAGCCAAAAAGTCTCCTGAGTTCGCTAGAAACTTAGAACAATCGTCATCTACTGtaattcaacaaaagcAGGAGCGTAGAGCAAAGGCCGCTTTTGACCAACTTCTAGAAGGTTTGTCAGGTCCTCCTTTGCATGTATACTATGCTTCAGATGGTGGAAATGCAGCTAATTTAGCCAAGAGATTAGCAACAAGGGCTGCTTCTAGAGGCTTGAAAAGTACCGTTTTGTCTATGGAAGATATTGTCTTAGAAGAACTTCCAGGTGAAGAAAACGTTATATTTATCACCTCCACAGCCGGTCAGGGTGAATTCCCACAAGATGGTAAGGCATTCTGGGACTCATTGAAATCTTCTACTGATATTGATTTAGCATCACTAAACTTCTCCGTGTTTGGTTTAGGTGATTCTCAATACTGGCCACGTAAGGAAGATGCCCATTATTACAACAAACCTGCTAAGGACTTATTCAAGAGATTAGAACTTCTTTCTGGTAATGCACTTGTCCCTCTTGGCCTAGGTGATGATCAAGATGCCGATGGATACCAAACTGGGTACAGCGCATGGGAATCACAATTATGGGAAAAGCTTGGTGTTTCTAATGCAGTCGTTCCTGATGAACCAAAACCTATAACTAATGAAGATATCAAAATTGCATCAAACTTTTTGAGAGGTACAATTGTTGAAGGCTTACAAGACGATTCTACGGGTGCTATATCTGCTTCAGACCAACAACTAACAAAGTTCCACGGTATTTACATGCAAGACGATCGTGACATCAGAGAGACCAGGAAAAGTCAAGGCCTTGAACCTTACTACATTTTCATGTCCAGAGTTAGATTGCCTGGTGGTAAAGCCAGTCCAGACCAATGGCTGGTTTTGGATCATCTTGCTGATAAAACCGGTAATGGAACTGTTAAGATCACCACAAGAGCTACCTTTCAGTTGCATGGTGTTGTGAAACGCAACTTAAAGCATACTATCAGAGCCATGAATTCCACTTTGATGGATACATTGGCAGCTTGTGGTGATGTGAACAGAAATGTCATGATATCTGCCCTCCCTGCAAATGCTAAGGTTCATAAGCAAATTGCCGAAGTCGGTAGTGCAATCTCTCAACGTTTCCTTCCTGAAACTACTGCCTATCATGAGATTTGGTTGGAGGGTCCAGACaaagatgatgaggatCCTTCCTGGCCTGAAGTATTTGAGAAAAGACCTGATGGCcctaaaaagaagaagactcTTGTTGCAGGTAACGCATTAGTAGATGCAGAACCAGTCTACGGACCAACATACTTGCCAAGAAAgttcaaaatcaatattGCAGTTCCACCTTTCAATGATGTTGATGTCTGGTCTAGTGATGTAGGTTTGGTTGCTATAGTAAACGAGTCGGATATTTTGACCGGTTTTAATCTGTatgttggtggtggtatGGGTTCTACTCACAATAACAAGAAAACATACCCAAGAACTGGTTCTTGTTTCGGTTTTGTTTCGGTTGCAGATGTTGGCGATGCTATTGAAAAGGTTATGATTGTCCAAAGAGACCATGGTGACCGTTCTAATCGTAAACACGCTCGTTTAAAGTACACTATCGACGACTTGACAGTTGAAGTCTATAAACAAAAGGTGGAAGAGTTGTGGGGTAAGAAATTCGATCCAGCAGCTCCATTCGAAATCAAGTCCAACATTGACTACTTTGGATGGGTTAAAGACGAGACTGGTTTAAACCATTTCACAGCATTTATTGAGAATGGTAGAGTGGAAGATAGTGTGGAATTACCCCAAAAGACTGGTTTCAAAAAGATTGCCGAACTAATGAAGAAGGATGGGTTCGGTCATTTCAGACTAACTGGTAACCAACATGTTCTGATTTgtgatgttgatgatggaCACTTAGAGGAAGTGAAAAAGATTATGAACAAATATAAATTAGACAATACTAACTTCAGTGGTTTGAGGCTATCGTCGGCCGCATGTGTTGCTCTACCAACATGTGGATTAGCTATGGCAGAATCAGAACGTTATTTGCCAGTTTTGATCacaaaattggaaaatgcATTAGAAGAGTATGGGTTACGTCACGATTCTATTGTGATGAGAATGACTGGTTGTCCAAATGGTTGTGCTCGTCCTTGGTTAGCCGAGGTTGCACTGGTCGGTAAAGCACCAGGAACCTATAACCTCCTACTCGGTGGTGGTTACTATGGTCAAAGATTAAACAAGTTGTATAGAGCTTctattaaagaagaagaaattcttGCAACATTGAAGCCACTATTCAAGAGATGGTCATTAGAAAGAAACGAAGGTGAACATTTCGGTGACTTTGTCATCAGGGTTGGAATTATCAAGCCAACATTGGAAGGAAAATACTTCCATGACGATATACCAGAAGAAGCGCTTTAG
- the AIM18 gene encoding chalcone isomerase domain-containing protein translates to MIRLSQHLLNTGKRGFVYSVGRSSFRSFGSFNKPRVAVSTIAKKHKKPNGFPGLLALFFGIGTIAVSGISSNLHNDQNVKENPWKSVTVDKGLDPFPTELKAPDYPLSTEYIMLGYGTRAVTFLSFKVYGLGIYAAVKDLDLIPKVLDSKFLSTAFIDFDPSKSHKENLKVALEDPKTSRILINNLLDSGIRLVAKITPIRNTDFNHLKDGLVKSILGHPDSRKDEETLNIGLQQLREAFVRKGSVPKNSDLLIELQGNGDLQLYYFNKKTNGSEVLGKVSEPLIGKLLFSQYLSGPKPLSPNTRDSVVSKLVTMA, encoded by the coding sequence atGATTAGATTATCACAACATCTATTAAACACCGGAAAAAGGGGATTCGTATATTCCGTTGGTAGAAGCTCCTTCCGTTCGTTCGGATCTTTTAATAAACCACGGGTTGCAGTTTCGACTATAGCGAAGAAACACAAGAAACCTAATGGCTTTCCTGGTCTTCTAGCTTTATTCTTCGGTATTGGTACTATTGCGGTGAGTGGTATTTCTTCGAACCTGCATAATGACCAGAATGTGAAGGAAAACCCCTGGAAAAGTGTTACAGTGGATAAAGGGTTGGATCCTTTTCCAACTGAGTTAAAAGCCCCAGATTACCCATTATCTACAGAATATATTATGTTAGGATATGGGACAAGAGCCGTCACTTTTCTATCTTTCAAGGTATATGGTTTAGGTATATATGCTGCTGTAAAAGATTTAGATCTAATTCCAAAGGTTTTAGATTCCAAATTCCTGTCTACTGCTTTTATCGACTTTGATCCGAGCAAGAGCCACAAGGAAAATTTGAAGGTAGCATTGGAAGATCCAAAAACATCAAGGATTCTAATTAATAATCTATTAGACAGTGGTATCAGATTGGTAGCCAAGATCACTCCGATCCGGAATACTGACTTTAATCATCTAAAGGACGGATTAGTCAAGTCCATTTTGGGTCATCCAGATAGTAGGAAGGATGAGGAGACTCTAAATATTGGTCTACAACAGCTACGTGAAGCTTTTGTAAGAAAGGGGTCTGTTCCAAAAAATAGTGATCTACTTATTGAACTCCAAGGAAACGGAGATTTGCAGCTTTATTACTTCAATAAAAAGACAAATGGATCAGAAGTATTAGGAAAGGTCAGTGAACCGTTGATTGGAAAGCTACTATTTAGCCAGTACTTAAGCGGACCAAAACCTTTAAGCCCAAATACTAGAGACTCTGTGGTGTCAAAATTGGTAACCATGGCTTAA